The Streptomyces sp. BA2 genome includes the window AGACCGAGGCGGTCGGCACCGGCGAGGACGGTCTTGAGGCCCTGGTTGCCATCAAGCCCGACCTCGTACTCCTCGATCTGATGCTCCCCGGCATGAGCGGCCTGGAAGTATGCGGCCGCATCCGCGAGACCAGCCGGGTTCCCATCGTGATCCTGTCCGCGCGCGGCGACGACCTCGACGTCGTGATCGGCCTTGAGGCGGGCGCCGACGACTACGTCGTCAAACCCGCAGGCGCCGCGGTCATCGAGGCCCGGATGCGGGCGGTGCTGCGCCGCGTCGCCCCCGCCCAGGCTGCCACAGGCGCCGGGCAGACCCAGGTGGGCAATCTGGAGATCGACCGCGGAGCACTCATCGTCCGCAAGCGCGGCGAGGAACTCCCGCTCGCCCCTTCCGAGTTGAAGCTGCTGCTCTTTCTCAGCGCCGCACCGGGGCGGACCTTCAGCCGCCAGCAGTTACTCGAGGACGTCTGGGAACACAGCTACTACGGGGACGCCCGCCTGGTCGACGCCTGCGTGATGCGGCTGCGAGCCAGGATCGAAGAGGACCCGCGCCACCCGGTGTACGTCCAGACCGTACGCGGCTTCGGCTACCGCTTCGGCCCACTGCCCGCATGAACCTCGCATTGCGCCGCGGCCTGCGCCCGCGCCTGGTCGTCGCCTTCGTCCTCGTCGCCGCGCTCAGCGCGCTGATCACCGCCGCGCTGACCTTCCGACAGGCCCGCAGCGCGATCCTGGACCGCACCCAGAACGGCGCCGTCCACGATCTGCGCCTCCAGATCGACTCGCTCGCTCCCAACCTTCCTGCCGACCCCACCGACACGGACCTGCGCGCCTTCGTGCGCCAGCTGGACCGTGCCTCGGGCTCGCACGGCTGGCACACGGCCGTCTCCCGCAATGGCGGGCCGCTCATCGGCACCGCGCGTCACGTCAGCAGCTCCCTGCGCGACGCGACCAAGAACGGCGACACCACCTTCTACGAGCGTGCGGAGCACGCCGACGGCCCCCGACTGCTGATCGGCATGCCGATCAGCTACACCGACCGGCGCAAAGCAGCGGAAGAACCGTCGGGTCTTGTCGCCTTCGCCGTTCTGTCGCTGGACGGCGAACGGGCCGACATCTCCGCCCTGATCACCGCGGCCTGGGCAGGCGCCGTCCCGGTGCTCGCCTTCGCCGTCGTGCCCGCCTTGTTCGCGGCCCGCCGGGTGCTGCGGCCCGTACGGCAGCTGCGTACGGCCGCCGAGAAGATCACCTCGGGCGCCCTGGACACCCGCCTGGATGTCGTCGGCAAGGACGAACTCGCCGCGCTGACCGGCACGTTCAACACCATGACGGCCGCCCTGGAGCACAACGACGCCGAGCTGCGGCACATGGAGGCCAACGCCCGCCGGTTCGCCGCAGACGTCTCGCACGAACTGCGGACCCCGCTCGCCGCGATGGCCGCCGTCACCGACGCCCTCGACGAGGACGCCCGCTCCGGCACGCTGCCTCCGGACACAGCCGACGCGGTCCTCCTCATCAGCGACGAGACCCGCAAGCTGACCGGCATGGTCGAGGAGTTGATGGAGATCTCCCGCTTCGACGCGGGAGCGGCGGTGTTGCACCTGGACGACGTGAGTCTGCGCACCGTCCTCCACAAGACGCTTCACCTGCGCGGCTGGCGCGAGCCGGACGAGGTGATCACCGAGCTTGCCGAGGATGACCTGCGCATACGGGTCGACGCGCGGCGCCTCGACGTCGTCCTCGCCAACCTGATCGGCAACGCCCTGCGCCACGGCGCCGCCCCCGTCACGGTCCGGGCGACTGCCACGCAGGACTCCCTTGTGATCGACGTCGCCGACGACGGCCCCGGCATCCCCGACGAGGCCCTGCCGCATATCTTCGACCGCTTCTACAAGGCGGACGCCGCGCGGGCCCGCTCCGAGGGCAGCGGCCTCGGACTCGCCATCGCGATGGCGAACGTACGACTGCACCACGGAACCCTCACCGCCGCCAACGCCCCCGACGGCGGCGCGGTGTTCACCATCACACTCCCGCGCACGCTCCGGCAGGAGGACCAGTCATGAAGCGCCAGGTCACCCTCGTAACCGTGCTGGGGGTACTTTCGGCAGGCTGCAGCATTGGCTCCACCGGCCCGGTCCGGGCCGGCGCCCCGGCGTCCGGCCTGCGCGAACCGGGATCCGCGACCCACCATGCCCAGCTCTACTTCGTCAGCCCGCACGGCATCCAAGCCGTCGCCCGCGAGGTCGACACCGCCGCAACGCCGCAACAGGCACTCGACCTGCTCCTCGAAGGCCCCGACGCCGCCGAACGCGCCCGCGGCCTGGTCACCGAGGTGCCCCCGATCCACGGGCGGCTGGTCGCGCAGGGCGCCGGCGGCGCCGTGGATGTGCACCTTCCGATGCGGGTGGCGAGCATGGCCCGCGACGGCCTCGGGCTCAGCCAGATCATCTGTACCGCGGCCTACGCCGAGGCGACCAACGGCACACAACTCCCCGACGTGGACGTACGGGTCTACGAGGAGGGCTACGGGACGCCGTGGGCCGTCCGCTGCAACGCGGCGGGAATCGTCGTTCCCGTGCCCGAACGTGTCCCGAGCCGGGGTGCCACAAGGGAGTGAGGATAGCTTGCGCCGAGCACGATCTTGCGGACGGCTTTGACCAGACGGAGGACTTCGCGGCCGCCGTCCTCGGTGGTGACCGTGGCGATGACCGCCGTGCAAGTTCCAGGACATGCCGGGCGCATGTTTGTGGCCGGTCGAAGCCGTGGGCGGCCGTTGCTTACAGGGAGGGTGGGAGGGCAGGGCCACCGACGAGGCGTTGAGCTGCCAGCTGCCATGCTTCTTGGCCCGTGGAGGCTTCTGTCCTTGGTGGGTCTGCACACGATGGGCTACCCCACGTCAACTCCGTGGGCACGGGCCAAGCCGTCGAGTCCGTCGGCCCAACCCTGTCCGACTGCGCGGAGCTTCCACACTGGGCGGCCGTTGCCGGATCTGTGCCGGTAGAGCTCCGCGACGACCATTGCGCGGATGGCGGGGTCGGCTGACGGCTGGAAGGTCCAGGTGGCCGTGGCGCAGTCCATGGACAGTTCAGCGTGGGTGAGGGAGCCGCACGTCAGTCCGGTGTCGACGTCCATGTTGATCGCGATCGTCATCCGCTGGACATGCTCGGGTAGAGCTGTGAGGTGGACGGCGGCGCGTTCGACGGTGTGCGCGCCATCGTTCTGCTTGCCCAGTAGCCTGGCGGCCCCTTGGGCGGCGGACGGCTGGTTGTAGAAGACGAAGTCTGCGTCGGAGGCGACCCGGCTCTGTGCGTCGGTGAGGAACAGAGAGAGGTCGGCATCTGCACCGCCGAACCTGAACGCGATGGTCAGTCTTTCCCATGCCTCATCGGGCAGCGTGAGGTTCTGCCCTGGCGTGAGTGCCGTCGGGACAGCGGGCATGGGCTCGCCGAGCGCAGGCGGCTGGACCGTGGAGGATGCCTGGGTCTTCCATTCGGCGAACGTACGGATCCGGTAGTGGTCCGAGGCAGGCACATCGGGGGTGGCGGGGACGTTGGCCCGCAGGTCGCCGTCCAGACCGGCCAGCGTGGAGTCGACCGAGGCGGCCTCGTCCTGGGCATGGTCGAGCAGGCTCTGCAGACCGGGCAGCCGGCTGATGTCCAGCGGCTTGATGGTGCTCGACAGGTTTCCGGAGGCGGTCGTGGCGACGGCGCAGGCGACGTCCTGGCCGATGTCCAGGAAGCGCAGTGAGTCCTCGGGTTGCCGCCAGGGACCTGACTCGATAGCCGGGCGGGTCCACCGGCCGTACGCCACGAACCCCAGCCGCTGGGTGTCCGGCATGCGAGTGATCACCGCAAGGTCGATAGCGTTGATCCCAGGGGCGACTGCGAAGCCCTCCTTGAGCGTGGCGATGACGTTGGACCCCATGGACGTGAGCCACCAAAGGGTCCGGTCCCGCTTGGTCAGCGTCTTCAGCGTGGGGCGCCCGCCGGAGGTGAGGCCCGGCGCCTGATCGGGCAGCGAGTCGATGTCGTGCTGCCGCATCACCACCGACATGACGGAGCCGTTAACCCCGACCGCACAGCCTGCCGCGGGGTTGTCGGAGAAGGCATAGTTGACCGTCTCGCACACGGTCACCTCGTCGTTCGCGAGGAGGGACTGCCACCACTGATGTGCTTCGGTCGTCAACTCGCCGTGGACGCCCTCCAACCTGGAGAGCTCAGCGGCCAGGTAGCCCGGCGCATCCTGCTCTGCCTGTCGTTTCGCCTCCGTGCGCTCAGCGCGCGCGAACACGCCGAGACCTGCTAGGTGGAACGTTTTCGCTTCGGCCAGGGCCCATGGCAACCCGAGTTGTGGGGGCTCAGGCACGACCGGTGGGAGCACGGGGGAGAAGGACTGCAGATGCACGCTGGTCATCTGCTGACGTACCTCCCGTAAGTGCGCGATGGCCGCGTCGCGTTCCGCCTCCTGCTGGGCCCGCTCGGCCTGCTGGCGAGCCCTTTCCAGCTGCTCACCCGAAGGCGCGGCGGACCGCGGACGTGAGCCGGAGCGCGTCGTGCGACTCGTACTGGTGCGGCGCCCGCTGCCCAGAGCGCTGGAGGCGTAGAACGGGCCCATCCCGGACGAGAGTGTGGTCCGCCCACCACCCACATTCACCCTGGCCATCCTCGGCCCGATGGATGTTCGTACCCCTCGGGTCGAGACACGCACGCTCATGCCGGGCACACCGACGCGAAATCCGAAGCCCATGGGCCTCCCTTCTACGGCGACGAGTCTGTCAGTAACCGGGCTTTGACGCGTGGAACCGCGGCAGCCCAAGGGGCATGGCGACGCGCGGGGGCTGGACACGGAGAGTGCAGAAACGGATACTCCCAGCTCATCCCCCTCAGCCTCGCCGAGATCAGATGCCTGATCAATCGCCTCACCGACTGCCGTCCCACCCCGGCCGACGACGTTCTTTCCTGGTCGCTCTGGCGCCGCAGACGACAGCACCAAGCGCGCATCAGCCACTACAAACAACGCGGGCACACGACACACTCACGACAACTGCCCAGCGCTCAGCTTGTCGTTTAAGGTCTGGCGTCGAACGCGGTTCGCACTTGATCAGTGTTTTCGCAGTTCAGGGGACTTTAGAGCGGCCTTCGTCTGATCCTGTGATCCGTCCGGAGTGGATCGGCGCGAAGGCCGTAGTCGTGAGCCTGGATCATCTGGGCGCCCTTCGGGATGCGTACGCGGAAGCGTCACGCTTCCGGAGGGAGTTGTACGCATGCATGACCGCGCCGGGCGACGCGCTGTTCGAGTTTGCGACGCGTTGTTGTGTCCGGACGGGCCGGTGCGGACGGGTGGAGCGCGATGGCGGGGCCGAGGGCCCCCTCCGGCCTAAAACGGTGCCAGCCGACGCTGGTGTGGCCATCGAAGGACGGTTACGGCTTCTGCCTGGACGCTGACGCCCGGAAGGACAGGAACGGTCGGTCGTCGTCACGCCGGGCCTCTCTGGCACCCATCTCCCCGCTGCGGCTACCACCCTGCTACCTTCGGTGTATGACGTCAGCGAAGAAGCAGACCCAGCTCCGGCTCGAAGCCGACGTGCTCGCCGCGGGAAAGGGTGCCGCCGCCGCCCGCGGCCTGGACTTTAACAAGTATGTCGCGACCCTCATCGTTGAGGACACCACCGGCGCACGCGCCGCCGGCATGGCCGCCGCGCAGAAGCTTGTCGACGACCACGGTGCGTTCCTTGACGAACTGGAGCGCCAGCTGGACCAGCCGCAGCCGCAGCCCGCAGCCCGGCCGGGTGCAGCCGCGTGATCCTGCACATCGACGAGTCCTGGATCCTCGAGGCCGCTCAGCGCGCCGCCAGCCGCGATCCCGCCGTCGACGACTACGGCGTACCTATCGCCGCCGTCGCCCGCCACCGCGGTGAGCTGATGGACCACCCCGTCTACGACGGCCCTTACGCGCGCGCCGCGGCCCTGGTGCACACGCTGGGGCGCTGCCACTGGCTGGAAGGCTCGAACCTGACCGTGGCCTGCGCAGTCGCCGTCATGTATCTCGAGGCGAGCAACATCCCCGTCAATCCCACTCGCGAGCAACTCACCGCGCTCGCCCACGAACTCCGCAGCCCCCGCTGCACTGTCACCCGCGTCGCGGAGTTCCTGCGCACCTGGAAACCATGAGATCTGGCTGTCCTCGTCGCCAGCAGAACCGCCTCTCCTTTGGTCAGGGGTTCGCGCGAAACGAAGTGCGCCACCAGCCCGGCGGATCGACGGGCACCCTGAACTCGATGCGGGTGTGGCCGTCGAGCGCCTCTCTTGCCGATCAGTTCGGTAAGGCGGCCTCTCGGCCTGCGGGTTCGCAGGCGAGAGGCCGCGGGCCCTGTCGGGATCACCAGGTGATGCGGACGCCGCCGTTGCCTGCGGGGCCGTTTGGGGTGCCTCCAGCGGCGATGCCGAGGGGAGGGCTGCCGGCGGGGGCGGAGGGAGCGCCGCGCACGCCGGTGTCGGAGGATTCGAAATGGGCTGGTGCGGGATACAGGCTTGGTCCCTGGGCGCCACCGCCACCGCCACCGCCCCCGCCGCCGCTGTAGAGGGCAGCGGACCCGCTTCCGCCTCCGCCTCCGAAGCCTCCGTAGCCGCCGCTGCCAGCTTGCCCGGCGCCGCCTCCGGAGCCGTTCCCGGGGGCGCCAGTGCCGCTGCTGTGGGCGGCGCAGACGCCAGGGGACCCGCCCGCGCCGCCGCCGTAACCGCCGCCGTAGTTGCCGTCGTCGCCGTAGCCGCCCCAACCGCCGCTGCCACCGTAGGCGTTGTTGCCGGGGTCAGTGTAGGTCTGCATGCGGGGGGTTTGGGTGCTGGGGGTGACGGGGTACCAGGTGGTGCCGGTGACCAGGTGTGCGCTGTCTTGTACTTCGCCGGCTGTGTTGAGGGTGGGTGCGGCCCAGGTGAGGCCGTTTTCGTGAGGGAGGGGAGAGTGAGTAGCTGTGCTCAATCCCCTGATCTGTGACGTTCGGTGATGGTTGGCAGAGTCGTTCAGGGGCGTGCCGGTCTGGATTCGTGTTCGGGCGGGACTGGTTGGTTCGGTTGCGAAGCGACGGTTTTCGGGTCGTTCGTGGTGGCCTTGGGGTGGGCGGCGGACTCTGCGAGGTAGCGCGGGCCGGAGTCCCTTTGGCTGGGAGGGCATCGGCCTCTCCGGCCCCCTTGGTGAGGGCGCCGTGTCCGAGGTGATCGGCAGTGCGCCGGGTGAGCGGTTCGAGGCTCTGGTGGATCAGTCGGTGGAGCTGGTCGGGGTGATGACGTGATGTCAGTTCGCGCTGGGGGACATCGCGCTGGAGATAGCTCCGTTGCGCTCCCACGGCGGGGACATGACGCTGGGTGAGGACGAGCTGGGGGTGGAGGGCACCCTGCGTGGGTTCGCCGAGTCGATCGGGCTGTCCTTCCATACTGTGCGCACGTATCGGTGGGTGGCCGCGCGATGGCCGAAGGACCAGCGGCAGCAGGGGGTTCCCTTCGAGGTGCACCGGATCCTGGGCCTCGGCGCCGGACGCGTACGAGCTCATCCAGAGCCCGCCGGTCAACGAGCGGACGGGCCGCAGCGAGTGGAGCGGGGATGCGGCGAAACGGGCTGCGGGCTGGGCGAGCGCGACGCCGGTCACGGTGGAGGAGAAGGTCGAAGCCATCCGGGACCTCGCGGCCGATGAGACGGTGGCGGCCCTGGCGGCCTGCGATCTGCTGCGTCGGCCGGATGTCGCCTTCCGCGCGATGCGGGACCGGCAGGCCAGGGAACTGGTGAACCAGGCCCAGTACGATCAGGCCGAGCTTGTCGAAGAGGAGGGCGAGGAGGACTGGTGGGATGCGCCCGACGCCGAGGACGGCAGGGACGACAGTGATCCGGCCCGGATCGTGCGGGGCTTCCACCGGGCGATGGAGTTCACCGACTTGATCGGGGTCTGTCAGGGCTTTGTTGCCGGGGCGAGCCGGCTGGTGCCGAAGCTGCGGGGCCGGGAGCTCACCGAGTCGCAGCTTGGTCTCGTGACGCGGCAGTTGGAGAAAATCAGGGCGACGGCCGACTGGATCGAGACCGCGGTTTCCACGGGCAGGGTGGACCTGGACGAGGCCCTGGCCGAGTTGCTGCGGGGCCAGTAGCCATGAAGCGGCGGGCGGGACAGCCCGCTCTTGAGCACGGGAAGGCGGTCCGCAGGGCTCTGCAGGAGGCACGCCCGGCCGGGCTCACGTTGAAGCAGCTGGCGAAGGCCACCCGGCGGACTCCGGCGCAGTTTTGGACGGGTATCCGGTTTTTGCGGAAGGTCGCGGTCAAGTCCGATATCCCGCCCGTGACCTATAGCCGCGTCGACGGCCTTCAGCTGTCGGACCAGCCCGAAGTCTGGATCGCTTATGGACGAGCGGTCTTCAAGGCCGAGCTGCACCGCATCACGAACTTCATCGCCGGAATCGTCGCCCCGCACGCCAAACGCGCCCCCGAGGACGAGTGGGCCCGCCTCGTCCTGGACCAGCTCGGCGGCGTCAAAGCCACCCTGGAAGTCCTCACCCGCATGGAACGCTGACCATGATCTGTACTACCGAGGTTCTGGCAGCTCCGGCTGTCCGGCCGCGCCACTACCCGAGCGACACCACGGATGCCGAATGGGCGGTCCTGGAGTCGCTACTGCCGCCGCCGGCCTGCACCCTCCCGACGGGCGGACGACCCGAGGTCCACCCGCAGCGCAACATCGTGGATGCCATTCGCTATGTCAACGACAACGGCTGCAAAGGGAGATCCGTCCCGGTCGACTTCGGTGTCCCCTGGCGGACCGTGTTCGGGTTCTTCCAGCGCTGGCGCAACAGCGGAGTCCTCGCCCGCATCCACAGCGAGCTCCACCGAAGAGTCCGCCTTCACGACGGGCTCAACCCCCGCACCGTCACGGTGATCCTGGACTCCCAGTCCGTCAAAGGAGCCGAAACGGTGGGCGCCGCCACCCGCGGCTTCGACGCCGGGAAGAAGATCAACGGCCGCAAGCGGCACCCGGCCGTCGACATGCGCAGCATGCCGCTGAAACTCATGGTCGCCCCCGCCACCAACCGCGACGACCACCCCGCCCGCGACCTCCTCTTCCGCCTCCGCCTCGCTCACCCCGAAGTCACCGTCGCCTGGGCCGACTCCGCCTACGGCGGCGAACTCGTGCGCTGGTCGAAATCCTTCCTCGGCATCACCCTCCACACGTCCCCCGACGCAAGGACCAGGAGGGCTTCGCCGTCCTGGCGAAACGGTGGCGGGTCGAGCGCGCCATCAGCTGGATCATGCGAGCCCGCAGGAACGTCCGCGACTACGAGCGGCTCATCTCCCACAGCCAAGCCCGCCTCACCTGGACCATGATCACGCTAATGGTCCGCCGACTCACCCGACCGCCCCGGCCCCCGCACACCGAACCCCACCCCGTCGAACGGCCCGATGCCGCCACCACGCCCAGGCCAATCCGCATCCGAACCCAGCACCGGCCGCACACCATCCGCCTCGCCCCACCGCCCTTGCCTGACCAGCCCCGAAATCCACACCGCCCCCCGTGACGTGATCCAGCGCGCTCTCGGCAAGCCTCACGGTGCGTCAGATCGGCTAAGGGCCCGCACACCGAGTGCGGTGCGGGCCCTCAATGCGCTTCTGGGGCAGCGGCCAGCCCTTCAGGATATATTCCGCGCGTCGCGCCAGCGGGTGGTCCAGTCGTCCGATCGTTCCCAACAGGCAAGCACTTAGGAAACCGAACGGTGCACCGACGAGCCCGTCATCCGGTCCTTTCGTACGCGCGAGGTCGTGGTGGGTCAGTGCGGGAGGGTCGATTTCACCAGGTCGTTTGCGGCGATGAGCCCGAGTCCGGGTACCGCATCGCGCAGGGCCTTCACGGCGCGCACATGCTCGTCTGGTTCCACGCCGGCTTCGGAGAGGGTCCTGCGGACCCATTGTCGGATGCGCTGGTCGTCGGTGGCGGTGGCATGGCGGTTCAGGATGTCCAGGGCTGCTTGGAGTCCCGGCCGCCGGTTGTCACTGGCTGTCTCCAGCGCAGCATTGATCTCCGATCGGACATCTTCGAGATCATGCAGGACAACAATGGGCGGCTCGTTCTTGCTGGCCACGGGGTGTACTCCCATCTAGGCGGTGTGGGGGTCTGCTGGGCTGGGCTGCTGGTCAGCCGAAGCAGTAACTCTGCACCCCGGCGATGCCGAGGATCTGGACAGCGCCGTTCTTGCCTGCCTTCTTGGCGTAGCGAATGAAGTCGCCCTTGGTGCGCGCTCCCCACAGGAGCCGTGCCGTTGCCTTGGCGCCGCCGAGCGCCTTGATTGCTTTGTAGGCCTTGGCTGCCGGGAAGAACGCGACGACGACGGAGGCGGCACACTTGGTCCACTTCCACGCAGTGCTCCACAACGGGTCGGCAACAACGGGGAAGGCGGTGTTCTTGTCGAAGTCGATGCTCTGGATGAGGGATCCGTCTTGAACGCGGTAGGAGGTCGGTACCGCATTGCCGTTGGCGTCCTTGGCCCACGGGGCGTCGAACGAGCCGAGGATGTCGGCGTCCTCGTCAGTTCCGGTCAGGACAAGAATCCTGCCGTCCTCCAAATGGTCGGTGACGGCGCCCGCCGGAAGGGCGAGATCGAAACGGTATTCCTTGGCTGCGTTGGCGTTGTTGACGGTGGTCAGTGCACGGACGCCGCCCGCAACTGTCGGTTGCACGGCGAGATCTGCGTCCTTGGCCACGTCGGGGTAGACGACCGTGCCGTTCGGTGACTTGATCCCCTTGGCCTGGCTGGCATTGGACAGACCTATGCCGACTGTCGCGCCATTGGCGGTGGTGCTGATCGTGCCGCTGGCGGTTGCCGGGGTGGTAACGGTGATGGGCTGCCCGGCTTCGGTTGCCGTCACGGACTTCAGGGTCCCATCCGACTGCAGGGCGCTGCCGGCGATGTCCTCCGTGCCGGCAATCCTCTCTACGGCTGCCGCGGTCCGTTCGGCCTTCGACTGCTCATCAGCTGCGGACGCCGTGGGCGCGATGCCAAGGATGAGCGCGCCGACGGCTACGGCGGCTATGGAACTGGCAGATGTGCCGTGAAGAACTGGCATGAACCCTCCCCTGTCAATGGCGAAGTCACCCTGGTGCGGGCGCCAACAGGAGGAAGTCGCTTGCATCGGGATGACCTTGATCGCGACCCCGACATAAGGAATGGATCAGTTGAAACTGTCAGCGGCGTGTCCATGCGGAAACAGGACTTAGGTCCCGCGAAGTCCCAGACGTGATCAACTTTTGTCGGCGTTTGCCGGACGGCCCGGGCACATCTGGTTCCGCCCGCGTGGTCTCACGCAGCGTCACGAATCATGGGATATGACACAGCTACTGACTCAATAGCGGTTCCCTTCACCGATTGGCCGCTCAAGCTTCCGGCCCTAGTTCTGGTCCTGGCCTATTCCTGGTATGGGTGCGCCACCCGCCGGTTGCCCTCGCCTCCCTGGCAGCCGCTCCGCGCCGTTCGCATTCGCCCGCGACACCGGCCTCGCCAAAGGGGCGGGTGGGTGAAGCGCCTCGTCCTGTCCCCTTTTTCTGGTGCTCGGCGCGGAGAGGGTCGCCGTTCGCTTCGGTTGGGGAGTCGCCCTCGCCGAAGTCGGCACCCGCCAGCCCTCTGCGTGGTCCATGTCCGGCTGGCGGCCACCCGTCATGCAGGGCTACTCAGGTGGAGAGCCCGTGGCGCTGTACTCGATGACGCTCATCGCAAGGCTGTGTGGCGTCGGGCCTCGTTCAGCCAGGGGCGGGGGCCACGGCTCGCTGGGCGATGAGCCTGGCGGGCGCCCGCTTATCGGCCAGGCGGGTTCGGCATGCATGCGACGTGAGCCCGGACTGCGGCTTCGGTACGGAACTGGAGAAGACCTGCCTCGATACCGTCCGCCGCACTGCGGTGGTAAGGGTGGTAAGAGGGACCGGTTCGTAGTAGCAGTGAAGCCGGATACTGGCCCGGGCGGTCTGTCCTGGACGCAGTAGGGAAATGCCGGGAGCGCTCGATGATCAACGCGCAAGAAGGACCGGTGAACAGGCCCCTTTCGTCTGTTCGTTGATGAGGTCGGGCGGGTGGTTGTTCAGGAGGTGGCGCCGCTGAGGAGGGTGCGGGCGGGGTGCGCGTTTGGGCACTGCGGCGCCCGTACGGCAGGCGAAAATCTCCAATCCCGGCGTACTCCCGATCTGCCCGCCGTCAACGAACCACTGGCGTCCATCAGGCTCGGGGCACGTCAACCGCCGGTTGTTGGTCCGGTTGTTCTGAGGCCGGCTCGGGGGGCCGGGGCCGGCCTCGGTGCATGGCTACGGCGGTGCCCACGGCGATGGCTGTGACGACGGCGGCCGCCACGATGGCTGTGATGCGGTATCCCGCTGTGAAGGCGTCACGCGCTGCCGAGGTCACTGCCTGGGCGGTGGGGCCGGACAGTCCCTGCGTCGCGGTCAGGGCCTCGCCTATGGAGTCCGACGCGGTGGGCGGGAGCTGGGCGGCGACGGCTGCGGGCGGGGTGAAGTTGCTGGTGTAGAGGCTGGCCATGAGGCTGCCGAGAAGGGCGATGCCTAGGCCGGCGCCGACCTCGTAGGAGACGGATTCGATGGAGGCGGCGGCGCCTGCCTGCTGGGGCGGGGCGCCGGTCATGATGACGTCGGAGGCGACGGTCTGGACGGCTCCGTGGCCGGCACCGATCAGGATCAATGACGTGGTGAGGAGCAGTGAGGCGGGCCGCTCTGCGGAGGTGGCGATGCCGGCGTAACCGATGGCGGCCGCGGTCAGGCCGACGGGGATGACTACCCGCAGGCCGTGACGGGTGGCGAGCAGGCCAGCGAGCGGTCCGGCGGCGAAGGTGGCCAGGGGCATCGGCAGGAGAAAGAGGCCCGCTTCCTTTGGGGACATGCCGTGCACGAATTGGAGATCCTGGGCGAGCTGCAGCTCGAAGCCGACCAGGACCAGGACGGGCACGGTGGCTGCCACCGTGCCCACCCGGAAGGACCGTGCACGGAAGAGGGAGAGGTCCAGCATGGGGTGGGCGGAGGCGAGTTGGCGCCGGGTGAACCAGATGAGAGCCGCGAGACCCGCCATGCCGGGAAGCCACGCCTCCCACCAGGGGGCTCCGCGGTGCGCGAGGGACTTGACGGCGTAGACCACGCCGATTATGCCGGTGATGCCAAGGAGGGGAGAGAGGGGT containing:
- a CDS encoding response regulator transcription factor, with the protein product MPRVLLIEDDPAVRRGVVLGLSRNGHETEAVGTGEDGLEALVAIKPDLVLLDLMLPGMSGLEVCGRIRETSRVPIVILSARGDDLDVVIGLEAGADDYVVKPAGAAVIEARMRAVLRRVAPAQAATGAGQTQVGNLEIDRGALIVRKRGEELPLAPSELKLLLFLSAAPGRTFSRQQLLEDVWEHSYYGDARLVDACVMRLRARIEEDPRHPVYVQTVRGFGYRFGPLPA
- a CDS encoding sensor histidine kinase, producing MNLALRRGLRPRLVVAFVLVAALSALITAALTFRQARSAILDRTQNGAVHDLRLQIDSLAPNLPADPTDTDLRAFVRQLDRASGSHGWHTAVSRNGGPLIGTARHVSSSLRDATKNGDTTFYERAEHADGPRLLIGMPISYTDRRKAAEEPSGLVAFAVLSLDGERADISALITAAWAGAVPVLAFAVVPALFAARRVLRPVRQLRTAAEKITSGALDTRLDVVGKDELAALTGTFNTMTAALEHNDAELRHMEANARRFAADVSHELRTPLAAMAAVTDALDEDARSGTLPPDTADAVLLISDETRKLTGMVEELMEISRFDAGAAVLHLDDVSLRTVLHKTLHLRGWREPDEVITELAEDDLRIRVDARRLDVVLANLIGNALRHGAAPVTVRATATQDSLVIDVADDGPGIPDEALPHIFDRFYKADAARARSEGSGLGLAIAMANVRLHHGTLTAANAPDGGAVFTITLPRTLRQEDQS
- a CDS encoding GerMN domain-containing protein, encoding MKRQVTLVTVLGVLSAGCSIGSTGPVRAGAPASGLREPGSATHHAQLYFVSPHGIQAVAREVDTAATPQQALDLLLEGPDAAERARGLVTEVPPIHGRLVAQGAGGAVDVHLPMRVASMARDGLGLSQIICTAAYAEATNGTQLPDVDVRVYEEGYGTPWAVRCNAAGIVVPVPERVPSRGATRE
- a CDS encoding TerD family protein, whose amino-acid sequence is MARVNVGGGRTTLSSGMGPFYASSALGSGRRTSTSRTTRSGSRPRSAAPSGEQLERARQQAERAQQEAERDAAIAHLREVRQQMTSVHLQSFSPVLPPVVPEPPQLGLPWALAEAKTFHLAGLGVFARAERTEAKRQAEQDAPGYLAAELSRLEGVHGELTTEAHQWWQSLLANDEVTVCETVNYAFSDNPAAGCAVGVNGSVMSVVMRQHDIDSLPDQAPGLTSGGRPTLKTLTKRDRTLWWLTSMGSNVIATLKEGFAVAPGINAIDLAVITRMPDTQRLGFVAYGRWTRPAIESGPWRQPEDSLRFLDIGQDVACAVATTASGNLSSTIKPLDISRLPGLQSLLDHAQDEAASVDSTLAGLDGDLRANVPATPDVPASDHYRIRTFAEWKTQASSTVQPPALGEPMPAVPTALTPGQNLTLPDEAWERLTIAFRFGGADADLSLFLTDAQSRVASDADFVFYNQPSAAQGAARLLGKQNDGAHTVERAAVHLTALPEHVQRMTIAINMDVDTGLTCGSLTHAELSMDCATATWTFQPSADPAIRAMVVAELYRHRSGNGRPVWKLRAVGQGWADGLDGLARAHGVDVG
- a CDS encoding fic family toxin-antitoxin system, toxin component, whose amino-acid sequence is MILHIDESWILEAAQRAASRDPAVDDYGVPIAAVARHRGELMDHPVYDGPYARAAALVHTLGRCHWLEGSNLTVACAVAVMYLEASNIPVNPTREQLTALAHELRSPRCTVTRVAEFLRTWKP
- a CDS encoding DUF6192 family protein → MGSPSRSGCPSILCARIGGWPRDGRRTSGSRGFPSRCTGSWASAPDAYELIQSPPVNERTGRSEWSGDAAKRAAGWASATPVTVEEKVEAIRDLAADETVAALAACDLLRRPDVAFRAMRDRQARELVNQAQYDQAELVEEEGEEDWWDAPDAEDGRDDSDPARIVRGFHRAMEFTDLIGVCQGFVAGASRLVPKLRGRELTESQLGLVTRQLEKIRATADWIETAVSTGRVDLDEALAELLRGQ
- a CDS encoding IS5 family transposase; the protein is MICTTEVLAAPAVRPRHYPSDTTDAEWAVLESLLPPPACTLPTGGRPEVHPQRNIVDAIRYVNDNGCKGRSVPVDFGVPWRTVFGFFQRWRNSGVLARIHSELHRRVRLHDGLNPRTVTVILDSQSVKGAETVGAATRGFDAGKKINGRKRHPAVDMRSMPLKLMVAPATNRDDHPARDLLFRLRLAHPEVTVAWADSAYGGELVRWSKSFLGITLHTSPDARTRRASPSWRNGGGSSAPSAGSCEPAGTSATTSGSSPTAKPASPGP